The proteins below are encoded in one region of Sporosarcina sp. FSL K6-1508:
- a CDS encoding DEAD/DEAH box helicase, with protein sequence MTGTFTLNRLFRMSIRLTEEGLFSIVAVDGSGLQVAPDELVSFLFFNNERALYGLLATTDEEMAYLQADQLLQVFSVLHPYVTFEGLTEEDAIQLASIREATIAWTDPNLWNYAEVDGTTIRFDDGKAGISEGAATVISQAVSSKLAASAINPELLPSLLPHLRTYGWPGESVSTIPINVAFRLTEPEVETDTEWLLETVIISERGAHWTPAARKVNAPAADALPAKWKPYADDIMKKQSEMTSFLGSVDLASSESFLSTPMSDSEVRTFIKDDLPLLQSFGYPVILPAWLKSVTESKMRIRTNAGIQSYKSATGLDEVLSFDWNFSLAGNEIDRDTFRKLVDENREYIRSGDEWFHIDPLWLRKIRDLMDRADAGEWTVKDLLFQDVPEEIVPLEEDEDNDDPLFAFTMQQSLRGYMEMLSDKKGLPPAGISKDLLAELRPYQEDGYNWLTFMRDNSFGACLADDMGLGKTIQLITYLLNIHARHDTDSPSLIVCPTSVLGNWQKEIERFAPTLSVHTHYGPQRAKDENFKTLIAQLKPDVVLTTYGTASQDGEMLAETEFASITLDEAQNIKNMQTKQSRVIRKLRGKHHIALTGTPIENRLSELWAIFDFIHKGYFGSFRKFTDNYIIPIERDDSEADKRKLRAKIRPFLLRRTKSDPDLQLNLPKKLEQNEYCPLTTEQAALYESFLEETKFKLQTLTGFEKKGLILKMLSRLKQLCNHPSLFLKEPNAPAEQMMSRSNKLDLIVSMAAEIASNKEQCLIFTQYIGMGQLIRQCLSELHGIDVPFLTGSMPKGQRDRLVEAFQEGEFPIFILSLKAGGTGLNLTGANHVLHADRWWNPAVENQATDRAYRIGQTKFVHVHKFVTIGTIEEKIDKMLVEKAALSADLIQSSQWLSDLSDTELDDLLSFDT encoded by the coding sequence ATGACGGGAACATTTACATTGAACCGCCTATTTCGGATGAGCATCCGCCTAACGGAGGAAGGCTTATTTTCAATAGTTGCAGTAGACGGATCGGGCCTCCAAGTTGCTCCGGATGAACTTGTCTCCTTCCTGTTTTTCAACAATGAGCGGGCACTGTACGGGCTTCTTGCCACTACCGATGAGGAAATGGCTTACTTACAGGCTGACCAGTTGCTACAAGTTTTTTCTGTTTTACATCCCTACGTTACATTCGAAGGGCTAACCGAGGAAGACGCTATTCAGCTTGCTTCTATCCGTGAAGCAACTATTGCTTGGACCGACCCAAATTTATGGAATTATGCAGAAGTCGACGGTACTACTATCCGTTTTGACGACGGTAAAGCAGGCATTTCAGAAGGTGCCGCAACTGTTATCAGTCAAGCGGTCAGCAGTAAACTTGCCGCGTCTGCGATCAACCCTGAGTTGCTTCCTTCACTGTTGCCTCATTTACGGACATATGGCTGGCCGGGCGAATCCGTTTCTACCATACCAATCAATGTCGCTTTCCGTCTGACTGAACCAGAAGTCGAAACCGATACGGAATGGCTTCTCGAAACAGTTATTATTAGTGAACGAGGTGCACACTGGACGCCGGCTGCCCGGAAAGTGAATGCTCCAGCCGCAGATGCTCTTCCTGCCAAATGGAAGCCTTATGCAGATGACATTATGAAAAAGCAATCCGAAATGACTTCATTCCTTGGCTCTGTAGATTTAGCTTCAAGCGAAAGCTTTTTGTCCACGCCAATGTCAGATTCTGAAGTTCGGACATTCATCAAAGATGATCTTCCACTGTTGCAATCATTTGGTTACCCAGTCATCCTGCCTGCATGGCTGAAATCGGTGACGGAATCGAAAATGCGAATTCGAACAAACGCAGGCATACAATCCTATAAATCGGCTACCGGTTTAGACGAAGTACTGTCCTTCGATTGGAATTTCTCACTTGCCGGTAATGAGATTGACCGCGACACGTTCCGTAAACTTGTTGATGAAAACCGTGAATACATCCGATCCGGCGATGAATGGTTTCATATCGATCCTCTGTGGCTTCGAAAAATCCGTGATTTGATGGATCGTGCCGATGCCGGAGAGTGGACTGTTAAAGATTTGCTCTTCCAAGATGTGCCGGAAGAGATTGTCCCTCTTGAAGAAGACGAAGATAATGATGACCCACTATTTGCTTTCACCATGCAGCAGTCACTACGCGGTTATATGGAAATGCTATCCGATAAAAAAGGACTTCCTCCAGCGGGAATCTCAAAAGATTTACTTGCAGAACTTCGGCCATATCAGGAAGACGGCTATAACTGGCTTACCTTCATGCGTGATAACAGTTTTGGCGCGTGCCTGGCGGATGACATGGGACTCGGGAAAACAATTCAGCTCATCACTTATTTACTGAATATCCATGCGAGACATGATACAGATTCCCCATCACTTATCGTCTGCCCAACAAGTGTACTCGGCAACTGGCAAAAAGAAATCGAACGGTTTGCTCCGACTCTTTCAGTTCATACTCATTACGGGCCGCAGCGAGCTAAAGACGAAAACTTTAAGACACTTATTGCTCAATTGAAACCAGATGTCGTTCTTACAACTTACGGCACGGCTTCACAAGATGGCGAAATGTTGGCAGAAACAGAGTTTGCCAGCATTACACTTGATGAAGCTCAAAACATCAAAAACATGCAAACAAAGCAGTCTCGCGTTATTCGGAAACTTCGCGGTAAGCATCATATTGCATTGACTGGTACACCTATTGAAAACCGTTTATCAGAACTGTGGGCAATTTTCGACTTTATCCATAAAGGTTATTTCGGCAGTTTCCGTAAGTTCACTGATAACTACATCATTCCAATTGAGCGGGATGATTCTGAAGCGGATAAACGGAAACTGCGGGCAAAAATTCGTCCTTTCCTTTTGCGCAGAACAAAAAGTGATCCTGATTTACAGCTCAATCTGCCTAAAAAACTTGAGCAAAATGAATATTGTCCTTTGACGACAGAACAGGCCGCCTTGTATGAAAGTTTCCTTGAAGAAACGAAATTCAAGTTGCAGACACTCACCGGTTTTGAAAAGAAAGGGCTTATTCTAAAAATGCTTAGTCGATTGAAACAGCTTTGTAACCATCCATCCTTATTCCTGAAGGAGCCGAATGCTCCTGCCGAACAGATGATGTCCAGGTCCAATAAATTGGACTTGATTGTTTCAATGGCAGCTGAAATCGCTTCGAACAAAGAACAATGCCTGATCTTCACGCAATACATTGGCATGGGGCAACTCATTCGCCAGTGCTTGTCAGAGCTGCATGGAATCGATGTTCCATTCTTGACTGGCAGTATGCCGAAAGGACAGCGTGACCGGCTTGTCGAGGCTTTCCAAGAAGGCGAATTCCCGATTTTCATCTTATCGTTGAAAGCTGGGGGAACCGGGTTGAACTTGACGGGTGCAAATCATGTATTACATGCGGATAGATGGTGGAATCCTGCTGTTGAAAATCAGGCGACCGACCGCGCGTACCGTATTGGCCAAACAAAATTCGTTCATGTCCATAAATTCGTGACGATTGGAACGATAGAAGAAAAAATTGATAAGATGCTTGTTGAGAAAGCAGCATTGTCCGCAGACCTTATCCAATCAAGTCAGTGGCTGTCCGACTTGTCCGATACGGAACTAGACGATTTATTATCATTCGATACCTAA
- a CDS encoding single-stranded DNA-binding protein, producing the protein MNQVALVGRITKDPILRKISEGRVQTSFVLAVNRNFKNQKGEMETDFVLCTMWGKVAENTAKHCGKGSLIGVGGRIQSRSYERHDKSRVYVTEVIGEDVRFILTKRRADDNLYSEHVVSTTPPAAGNSDEEHFNLPNRETEGLPIF; encoded by the coding sequence TTGAACCAAGTTGCACTTGTGGGTCGTATCACGAAAGATCCGATTCTCAGGAAAATATCAGAAGGAAGGGTACAGACAAGTTTTGTTCTCGCTGTAAACCGTAACTTCAAAAATCAGAAAGGAGAAATGGAGACAGACTTTGTACTTTGTACAATGTGGGGGAAAGTAGCGGAGAATACTGCGAAACATTGCGGTAAAGGATCCCTCATCGGCGTGGGCGGTCGAATACAGTCTAGATCTTATGAACGACATGATAAGAGCCGTGTCTACGTCACCGAAGTGATAGGCGAAGACGTTCGCTTCATATTGACGAAAAGGCGAGCTGATGACAACTTATACAGTGAGCATGTTGTGAGTACGACACCGCCGGCAGCTGGAAATAGTGATGAAGAGCATTTCAATTTGCCTAACCGTGAAACGGAAGGTTTGCCGATATTTTGA
- a CDS encoding YwpF family protein yields MKTFKMLSLGILIENRVQDFPLIDGIIINQENSHRMWILEMFIDKKNQAIFEKWMADEELLEVKAVISYPENEPAAFRVAVKGVKLIGENVSVLLKGRLKRARAQYAEQLLQELIGEGFEGDELLQRFESDMRSRPRLKKDQEKIEE; encoded by the coding sequence ATGAAAACATTCAAAATGTTGTCTCTCGGAATATTGATTGAAAATCGTGTGCAGGATTTCCCGCTTATCGACGGGATTATTATCAACCAAGAGAACAGCCATCGAATGTGGATATTGGAGATGTTCATCGATAAGAAAAATCAAGCTATCTTTGAGAAGTGGATGGCGGATGAGGAGTTACTTGAAGTGAAAGCCGTTATTTCATATCCCGAGAATGAACCGGCTGCTTTCCGTGTTGCTGTCAAAGGGGTCAAGCTGATTGGCGAAAATGTCTCTGTTTTATTAAAAGGTCGACTGAAACGGGCACGTGCGCAGTATGCCGAACAGTTACTCCAAGAATTGATTGGCGAAGGATTTGAAGGGGATGAACTGTTACAACGGTTCGAATCTGATATGCGTTCACGTCCGCGTTTGAAGAAAGATCAGGAAAAAATAGAAGAATGA
- the fabZ gene encoding 3-hydroxyacyl-ACP dehydratase FabZ codes for MLTAVQIQAILPHRYPFLMVDRILEVEEGKRAVGIKNVTINEDFFNGHFPGYPVMPGVLIVEALAQVGAVALLQKEENKGRLGFFAGIDNCRFKRQVTPGDTLRLEVEIIRSRGTIVKAKAVATVDGEIACETEITLALGPIVSENGN; via the coding sequence ATGCTAACAGCAGTACAGATACAGGCAATTTTGCCACACCGTTACCCGTTTCTTATGGTAGACCGGATTCTTGAGGTCGAAGAGGGAAAACGGGCAGTTGGCATAAAAAACGTGACAATTAACGAAGATTTCTTTAATGGACATTTCCCGGGATATCCGGTTATGCCAGGTGTTCTTATTGTGGAAGCGCTCGCACAAGTCGGCGCTGTCGCTTTGTTGCAAAAAGAAGAAAATAAAGGGCGACTAGGTTTTTTTGCGGGTATTGATAATTGCCGCTTTAAGCGACAAGTGACACCGGGTGATACGTTACGCCTTGAAGTGGAAATTATAAGATCTCGAGGAACGATAGTGAAGGCAAAGGCAGTTGCAACAGTTGACGGGGAAATCGCTTGCGAAACGGAAATTACATTAGCTCTTGGGCCTATTGTTTCAGAAAATGGAAACTAA
- a CDS encoding DNA-directed RNA polymerase subunit beta gives MTDEKRNGLKQDEPKKRDSAPPLIRSTRKERGRQNGPVEETPPKKQFWVQIRLLPIWLRVILVLLILAGAAYLGAVIGYSNIGDGEPGEVFKKETWTHIMDIINGKES, from the coding sequence ATGACAGATGAAAAACGAAACGGCTTGAAACAGGATGAGCCTAAGAAAAGGGATAGCGCACCGCCTTTAATTCGATCTACTCGAAAAGAACGCGGGCGGCAAAATGGACCGGTAGAGGAAACTCCACCAAAGAAGCAATTTTGGGTCCAAATTCGCCTCCTTCCAATTTGGCTTCGTGTGATACTTGTCCTCTTGATTCTAGCCGGTGCAGCTTACCTCGGAGCGGTGATAGGCTACAGCAATATCGGAGATGGAGAACCGGGCGAAGTCTTCAAAAAAGAGACTTGGACACATATTATGGATATTATTAATGGAAAAGAGTCATAA
- a CDS encoding flagellar hook-basal body protein, with protein MIRTMTTATNTLNQLQGKLDIIGNNLANTSTHGYKASDAKFSEMLFQQFNNDKADTAPRQSPLGIRYGSGAMLGQAQMNWKAGSLQTTGRELDFALTTPKQYFNVLMPDGGGEQTVYTRQGNFYVSPVANGQVMLVNGEGYPVANSAGLPITFSDNITNYTVKPGGNLQLTNADGTTQTIELAVTVMERPNLMQRLSSTNFALPANLADLGVTQQQVLTELQGAARSEIGLEGQALEGSNVNSQKEMTDLINVQRNYQFNARTVTLADQMLGLINGIR; from the coding sequence ATGATACGCACAATGACGACAGCAACAAATACACTTAACCAATTACAAGGAAAACTTGATATAATCGGGAATAACCTTGCGAACACTTCAACTCATGGCTATAAAGCGAGCGACGCCAAATTCTCGGAAATGTTATTCCAACAATTCAATAATGACAAAGCAGACACTGCACCGCGCCAATCACCATTAGGCATCCGCTATGGATCAGGAGCTATGCTTGGTCAAGCACAGATGAACTGGAAAGCCGGTTCGTTGCAAACGACAGGTCGGGAACTTGATTTTGCATTGACGACACCAAAACAGTATTTCAACGTCCTTATGCCAGATGGAGGCGGAGAGCAAACGGTTTATACACGTCAGGGGAATTTCTACGTTTCCCCAGTTGCTAACGGACAAGTGATGTTGGTGAACGGTGAGGGCTACCCAGTCGCAAACAGTGCAGGATTGCCAATCACGTTTTCCGATAATATCACAAATTATACGGTTAAACCGGGCGGGAATCTGCAACTGACAAATGCGGATGGGACGACACAGACAATCGAACTTGCCGTGACAGTGATGGAACGGCCAAATCTAATGCAGCGTCTTTCTTCAACGAACTTTGCTCTGCCTGCCAATTTAGCGGATCTTGGCGTCACACAACAACAGGTCTTAACGGAACTGCAAGGTGCTGCGCGTAGCGAAATTGGCTTAGAGGGTCAGGCGCTTGAAGGATCTAACGTCAACTCACAGAAAGAAATGACGGATCTCATTAATGTTCAACGTAATTACCAATTCAATGCGCGGACAGTGACACTTGCGGATCAGATGCTAGGCCTGATCAACGGCATTCGATAA
- a CDS encoding flagellar hook-basal body protein, producing the protein MFRGFYTVGSGMIAQQRKTEMLANNMANANTPGFKAEQSVIRSFPEMYMSSINTAKIPTENGFQMKGLSPVGSVSTGVYMQETLPLFSQGQLLETELTTDVALIDGRLPIDAETGIQGAVFFRLENEGGREQYTKNGNFTLDPNGFLTSAGGAYVLDSNGQRIALQNDDFHITDGGVIMEGNTAVATLGISFAQRPDMLLKQEDGMFVTEGGENLAAANGMAGVSYSMQQGYLEGSNVDGARTMTDMLTAYRAFEANQKILQAYDRSMEKAVTEVGRVN; encoded by the coding sequence ATGTTCCGTGGATTTTACACAGTCGGATCAGGGATGATCGCGCAGCAACGCAAAACGGAAATGCTGGCGAACAATATGGCGAATGCCAATACGCCGGGCTTTAAGGCAGAGCAATCGGTAATTCGGTCATTTCCCGAAATGTATATGTCGAGCATTAATACAGCAAAAATTCCAACAGAAAACGGTTTCCAGATGAAGGGATTATCCCCAGTCGGTTCAGTTTCGACGGGTGTCTACATGCAGGAGACATTACCGTTATTTTCGCAAGGACAATTGCTGGAAACCGAGCTGACGACCGACGTGGCGCTGATTGACGGGCGTTTGCCGATTGATGCAGAAACAGGTATACAGGGTGCTGTCTTCTTCAGACTTGAAAATGAAGGCGGACGCGAACAATATACTAAAAACGGTAACTTCACACTTGATCCCAACGGATTTTTGACAAGTGCGGGCGGTGCATATGTGCTTGATAGCAATGGCCAGCGGATTGCCCTGCAAAACGATGATTTCCATATAACAGATGGCGGCGTAATCATGGAAGGGAATACGGCTGTTGCAACACTCGGTATTTCATTCGCACAGCGCCCTGACATGCTCCTAAAACAAGAAGACGGCATGTTCGTGACAGAAGGCGGAGAAAATCTTGCCGCGGCAAACGGCATGGCAGGCGTCTCTTACTCGATGCAACAAGGTTACCTTGAAGGCTCGAACGTCGATGGCGCACGTACGATGACGGATATGCTAACGGCATACCGTGCATTCGAGGCCAATCAAAAAATTCTCCAAGCATATGACCGCAGCATGGAGAAAGCAGTCACGGAAGTCGGACGTGTCAACTGA
- a CDS encoding rod shape-determining protein gives MFAKDIGIDLGTANVLIHVKGKGIVLNEPSVVAIDKHTNKVLAVGEEARQMVGRTPANIIAIRPMKDGVIADFDVTEAMLTHFINKLDVKGFLSKPRILICCPTNITSVEQKAIRQAAEKSGGKKIYLEEEPKVAAIGAGMDIFQPSGNMVIDIGGGTTDVAVLSMGDIVTSRSITVAGDTFDNDITQYIKHHYKLLIGERTAENIKFNVGTVFPGSRKEQIDIRGRDMVSGLPRTVTIHSDEIAVALKESIYMIVHAAKNVLEKTPPELSADIIDRGVFLTGGGALLHGIDQLLADELKVPVFISDNPLDCVAIGTGILMENIDKISNR, from the coding sequence ATGTTTGCAAAAGATATTGGGATTGACCTCGGTACGGCCAACGTCTTAATACACGTTAAAGGTAAAGGGATTGTTCTAAACGAGCCCTCAGTTGTAGCCATTGATAAACATACGAATAAAGTGCTTGCAGTCGGAGAAGAAGCAAGACAAATGGTTGGCAGGACGCCCGCTAATATCATTGCGATCAGACCTATGAAAGACGGGGTTATCGCTGACTTTGATGTAACGGAAGCGATGCTGACCCACTTCATCAATAAATTGGACGTTAAAGGTTTTTTATCAAAACCGAGAATTCTCATCTGCTGCCCGACAAATATAACGAGTGTAGAACAAAAAGCCATTCGACAAGCTGCTGAAAAATCAGGCGGCAAAAAAATCTATCTTGAAGAGGAACCGAAAGTTGCAGCAATCGGAGCTGGAATGGATATTTTCCAACCGAGCGGCAACATGGTTATCGATATCGGCGGAGGCACGACAGACGTCGCTGTCCTATCAATGGGAGATATCGTCACATCGCGCTCTATCACTGTAGCCGGGGATACTTTTGACAATGACATCACACAATATATTAAACATCATTATAAATTACTTATCGGAGAACGGACTGCGGAAAATATTAAATTCAATGTTGGTACGGTCTTCCCAGGCAGTCGTAAAGAACAAATAGATATAAGAGGTCGTGACATGGTTTCAGGACTTCCTCGTACAGTCACAATCCATTCGGATGAAATCGCTGTAGCACTGAAAGAATCAATCTATATGATTGTTCATGCAGCGAAAAATGTCTTGGAAAAAACGCCGCCTGAATTGTCGGCTGACATTATAGATCGCGGCGTATTTCTTACTGGCGGCGGTGCATTATTGCACGGCATCGACCAATTACTCGCCGATGAGTTGAAAGTTCCAGTGTTCATTTCAGATAATCCACTTGACTGCGTTGCAATCGGGACAGGCATCTTAATGGAAAATATCGACAAAATATCTAATCGCTAA
- a CDS encoding sporulation transcriptional regulator SpoIIID yields MHEQIRRRCVRLGKMLLETGLTVRALAKATGYSKSTVHKDLTERLPNVDVALSEEVAKILAYHKSVRHLRGGEATRIKWMNETKKVGTS; encoded by the coding sequence GTGCACGAGCAAATACGGAGGCGATGCGTGCGCCTCGGAAAAATGTTGCTGGAAACTGGACTTACAGTACGGGCGTTAGCAAAAGCGACAGGCTACTCAAAAAGCACAGTCCACAAAGACTTGACGGAACGCTTGCCCAACGTCGATGTGGCACTATCTGAAGAAGTCGCAAAAATACTTGCCTATCATAAGTCTGTCAGACATTTACGGGGCGGCGAGGCGACCAGAATTAAATGGATGAATGAGACGAAAAAAGTTGGAACCAGTTAG
- a CDS encoding M23 family metallopeptidase, which translates to MREEKPKAPSQKNTSAKTKSWFWPVVYSGIAIVFVGMIWGYNAFMKDDAPGMADVAGKDPKDGLVVETNASKELLKYPFTEALLDDVAILQDYYDVDADEAMRESAMLVFDQTYVMNTGVTISVQGKEFEVVAALSGKVEDVVLDPFKGDEIILSHADGLKTVYRSVSGILVKKGDEVEQGQVLGAATENEWNHTAGIHLHFEVQQDGVAVNPRSYLAF; encoded by the coding sequence ATGCGAGAAGAAAAACCGAAAGCCCCTTCTCAGAAGAACACAAGTGCAAAGACAAAAAGCTGGTTTTGGCCTGTAGTCTATTCGGGTATCGCAATCGTCTTCGTCGGCATGATCTGGGGTTATAATGCATTCATGAAAGATGATGCTCCAGGCATGGCAGACGTTGCGGGGAAGGACCCGAAAGACGGACTAGTAGTTGAAACCAACGCATCAAAGGAGCTGCTCAAATATCCATTTACTGAAGCACTTCTGGATGACGTAGCCATTCTGCAAGATTATTACGACGTAGATGCAGATGAAGCTATGCGTGAAAGCGCTATGCTCGTATTCGATCAGACATACGTGATGAATACAGGTGTAACGATTTCTGTACAAGGCAAGGAGTTCGAAGTTGTAGCTGCATTGAGCGGAAAGGTAGAAGATGTCGTGCTAGACCCATTTAAAGGTGATGAAATCATACTCTCTCATGCAGATGGGTTAAAAACAGTCTATCGATCTGTCTCAGGAATTCTCGTTAAAAAAGGTGATGAGGTAGAACAGGGTCAAGTGCTCGGTGCCGCAACAGAAAATGAATGGAACCATACAGCTGGTATCCACCTTCATTTCGAAGTACAACAGGACGGTGTAGCTGTCAACCCGCGCTCATATCTTGCATTTTAA
- the spoIID gene encoding stage II sporulation protein D, whose translation MDKLLTALFIILLFFIPLLLKQTPEEVKEAEVKEVELCPVNISVAGMDKPISLEEYVVGVVAAEMPATFQEEALKAQAIAARTYALQTTANGTKTIAADVSAQVYSAEAKRKERWGKEFKRNERKVRDAVKATAGDIIVYNDEMISAMFFSTSNGKTETAQNFSGNDIPYLQSVESPGEGDVAAEVKRTAKLTLTEWNKVMGGKWDADRFRSLQLIRNPTGRVQKAVTSGFEATGREMRDLLGLASTDFDIAFDMNNKIVHVTTTGYGHGVGMSQYGAEAYAQKGWTAESILLHYYTGTQIKKFTLLDSKCLKTPSLANNSE comes from the coding sequence ATGGACAAACTACTAACAGCATTATTCATCATACTCTTGTTTTTCATCCCTTTATTACTGAAGCAAACGCCGGAAGAAGTCAAGGAGGCCGAAGTGAAGGAAGTGGAGCTTTGCCCCGTAAACATCAGTGTTGCCGGTATGGACAAGCCAATTTCGCTTGAAGAGTATGTAGTAGGTGTCGTCGCGGCTGAAATGCCTGCTACGTTCCAAGAAGAGGCCTTGAAGGCACAAGCGATCGCAGCTCGTACATACGCGCTTCAGACAACGGCTAACGGCACAAAAACCATTGCAGCTGATGTTTCCGCACAAGTCTATTCAGCTGAAGCGAAACGAAAAGAAAGATGGGGGAAAGAATTCAAACGCAACGAAAGGAAAGTACGTGACGCAGTAAAAGCGACTGCGGGAGATATAATTGTTTATAATGATGAAATGATATCGGCCATGTTTTTTTCCACATCTAATGGTAAAACTGAAACAGCCCAAAATTTTAGCGGCAATGACATACCCTATTTACAAAGCGTGGAAAGTCCCGGGGAGGGGGACGTTGCGGCGGAAGTAAAACGAACAGCAAAACTGACGCTTACCGAATGGAATAAAGTGATGGGCGGTAAATGGGATGCTGACCGCTTCAGATCCCTTCAACTCATTCGGAATCCAACGGGACGTGTGCAGAAAGCAGTAACTTCAGGATTCGAGGCGACTGGCAGAGAAATGCGAGATTTGCTGGGACTAGCTTCAACGGATTTTGATATTGCATTTGACATGAACAATAAAATTGTCCATGTAACAACAACCGGATATGGCCATGGCGTTGGCATGAGCCAATATGGAGCGGAAGCATATGCGCAGAAAGGATGGACAGCTGAAAGTATTCTTTTACACTATTACACAGGCACTCAAATAAAAAAGTTCACATTACTTGATTCCAAATGTTTAAAAACTCCTTCACTTGCAAACAATAGCGAGTGA
- the murA gene encoding UDP-N-acetylglucosamine 1-carboxyvinyltransferase, which translates to MDKIIINGGRMLKGNVRVEGAKNAVLPILAAALLASDGINVIRDVPNLSDVGTINEVLKSLNAKVDYIPKLDEVIIDSSDTLSSEAQFEYVRKMRASILVMGPLLARNGFARVALPGGCAIGSRPIDQHLKGFEAMGAEITFGHGHVEAKAENGLKGAKIYLDFPSVGATENIMTAAALATGTTIIENSAKEPEIVDLANFINEMGGKVVGAGTDTIRIEGVNKLYGTIHHIIPDRIETGTFMVAAAITGGDVIIENAVPEHNAALISKLGEMGVVITELDEGVRVTANHPLKSVDLKTMPHPGFPTDMQSQMMALMLTSTGTGILTETVFENRFMHVEEFRRMNASVKIEGRSVIITGPSELQGAEVAATDLRAAAALILAGLVAEGVTRVTELSHLDRGYVNFHGKLAALGADIVRVSPETQTEKTTQLV; encoded by the coding sequence TTGGATAAAATTATTATCAACGGTGGACGTATGCTTAAAGGGAACGTCCGGGTAGAAGGCGCTAAAAATGCAGTTTTGCCAATACTTGCAGCTGCACTGCTCGCGTCAGACGGGATAAACGTAATCCGTGATGTACCAAATCTTTCGGACGTTGGAACAATAAACGAAGTGCTAAAAAGTTTGAATGCAAAAGTGGACTACATCCCTAAATTGGATGAAGTCATCATCGATTCTTCGGATACACTGTCAAGTGAAGCTCAGTTTGAATATGTACGGAAAATGCGTGCCTCAATTCTTGTTATGGGACCGCTTCTTGCACGTAATGGATTTGCACGTGTCGCTCTTCCGGGTGGCTGTGCAATCGGATCACGTCCAATTGACCAACATTTAAAAGGTTTTGAAGCAATGGGAGCAGAAATCACATTTGGCCACGGTCACGTTGAAGCGAAAGCGGAAAACGGTTTGAAAGGTGCCAAGATTTACCTTGACTTCCCAAGTGTCGGTGCAACTGAAAATATCATGACTGCAGCCGCATTAGCTACCGGAACAACAATTATAGAGAACTCGGCAAAGGAACCTGAAATTGTGGACCTTGCCAACTTTATCAATGAAATGGGCGGTAAAGTTGTTGGAGCCGGTACAGACACAATCCGAATTGAAGGTGTCAATAAACTATATGGTACGATACATCATATTATACCGGATCGTATCGAAACAGGTACTTTCATGGTAGCAGCTGCAATTACAGGCGGCGATGTTATCATTGAAAACGCTGTACCTGAACATAATGCTGCACTTATTTCGAAATTGGGTGAAATGGGCGTCGTCATTACGGAATTAGATGAAGGAGTCCGTGTCACTGCAAATCATCCGTTAAAATCAGTGGACTTGAAAACAATGCCGCATCCAGGTTTCCCGACAGATATGCAATCCCAAATGATGGCGCTTATGCTGACATCGACAGGTACTGGCATTCTGACTGAAACTGTGTTTGAAAATCGTTTCATGCACGTTGAAGAATTCCGCCGGATGAATGCTTCCGTCAAAATTGAAGGCAGATCAGTTATTATTACTGGACCGTCTGAACTTCAAGGCGCTGAAGTGGCAGCAACGGATCTTCGTGCAGCTGCAGCCCTCATTCTTGCAGGACTTGTAGCCGAAGGCGTGACTCGTGTTACCGAATTGTCGCATCTTGACCGCGGATATGTGAATTTCCATGGAAAACTTGCAGCACTTGGAGCGGATATCGTCCGCGTTTCACCGGAAACACAAACTGAAAAAACAACACAACTCGTTTAA
- a CDS encoding DUF1146 family protein translates to MGDIIAFQPLLAIVSHTVFIAVSFFALQVIMPEKIIKKNRVFQAQLLFILLSIAIGSSVSNFFLELSYWSGKLPFMFG, encoded by the coding sequence GTGGGTGACATAATCGCATTTCAACCACTGCTGGCCATCGTTTCACATACTGTTTTCATCGCTGTTTCATTTTTTGCGCTGCAGGTAATCATGCCGGAAAAAATTATTAAAAAAAACCGTGTCTTCCAAGCACAGTTATTGTTCATTTTACTCAGCATTGCAATCGGTTCGTCCGTATCAAATTTCTTTTTAGAGTTATCCTATTGGTCAGGAAAGCTCCCATTCATGTTCGGCTAA